A stretch of DNA from Flavobacteriaceae bacterium MAR_2009_75:
CAAGGTGATTATATTGCTTACCGACGGAGTAAACAACTCCGGTTTCATTGAGCCGCAGACGGCCGCAGACTTGGCCATTGAATTTGGAATCAAGACCTATACCATCGGTCTGGGAACTAATGGAAATGCGCTTTCGCCCATTGGCTTTAATGCAAACGGCTCATACCGCTATGGAATGCGGCAGGTCGAAATCGACGAAGAGCTGTTAAAAGATATTGCTAAAGTTACCGGAGGAAAATATTTTAGGGCTACGGATAATGAAAAGCTAGAAACTATTTACGAGGAAATCAATAAACTTGAAAAAACTGAAGTAGAAGAGTTTAAATATTACAAATACGAAGAAAAATTCAGGTCTTGGGTCTTTTTGGCAGGAGCTTTGCTATTGCTAGAATGGTTATTGAGAAACACAATATTCAGAAGTTTTATTTAATTGCCCCAAGACAAAGCACAAAACGACAATGATACAGTTCGACGAAAAAATATATTTCTATTTTCTGGCGATTATTCCAGTAATCGTTGTGCTGTTTATATTTCTTCAAATCTGGAAAAAAAGAACTCAGCGTAAATTTGCTGACCTATCGCTGTTCAGAAGAATTACTCCCAATCGATCAAGATATAAATCAACATTGAAGTTGTTATTTTTTCTCTTAGGAATTGCATTTTTGACTATTGGGCTTGTGAACCCCAAAATAGGCACCAAACTTGAAACTGTGAAGCGTGAAGGAGTAGATATCGTATTTGCGGTAGATGTGTCTAAAAGTATGTTGGCCGAAGATATTGCACCCAACCGTTTGGAGAAATCGAAAAGGTTGGTCTCTGAAATAATCAATCAATTGGCCAGTGACCGAATCGGAATTATCGCGTATGCCGGTCAAGCATTTCCGCAGTTGCCCATCACTACCGATTATGGCGCCGCAAAAATGTTCTTGCAAAGCATGAATACCGATATGCTGACCTCCCAAGGTACCGCCATTAACGAGGCCATTGAGTTGGCCACGACATACTATAATGATGCGGAGCAAACAAATCGGGTGCTTTTTATTATTTCCGATGGAGAAGACCATTCAGAAGGTACTACACTAGACGCCGTTGAAAAGGCGGTAGAAGAAGGTATTCGTATTTTTACTATTGGGGTAGGTAAACCAAAGGGTGCACCTATTCCGATCAAACGCAACGGTGTAGTTGAGAGCCTTAAAAAAGACGCGCAAGGCGAAGTGGTCATTACCAGGCTAAACGAAGAGGTTCTTATTGACATAGCTGATGAAGGCAACGGAGAGTATATAGATGGTTCGAATACAGAAGGCGCTGTTGAAATTATAAAGGAACAACTGCTACAAATGGATAAAAAGGAATTTGAAGCCAAGCAATTTGCCGAATTTAAAGATCAATTTCAATGGTTTTTGGGCATAGGTCTATTATTTCTATTTTTAGACCTATTCGTTCTAGACAAAAAGACTACATGGTTGAAGAAATTAAATCTGTTTAACGAAAAGATTGAAGAATAAATGAAAAATCTAGTTTTAATACTGTTTTTTATGACTTCTCTTTCTTTTGCTCAAGAGGAGGAGAAAGAAAAACTTGAAGCCCTTTCAGAGTCTAAAAATCTGACTTGGGAGGCCAATAAGCAGCTTTCAGAAGAGAATTTTATTGAAGCAGAGGTTGATTACCGAAAGGCGATTGCCAAAAGCGATGAAAACTCCGCTGCGCCTTACAATCTTGGCAACGCCTATTATAATAAAGAAACGTATAGCGAAGCATTCGGCAGGTTCAAACAAGCCGGTGAATTGGCCAATAGTAAGAACGATAAACATAGCGCATATCACAATATGGGCAATGTCTTCATGAAGCGCAAAGAATATGAAAAAGCTGTTGAAGCCTATAAGGAAGCACTGCGCAATGACCCAAAAGACGATGAAACCCGCTAT
This window harbors:
- a CDS encoding Ca-activated chloride channel family protein, translated to MIQFDEKIYFYFLAIIPVIVVLFIFLQIWKKRTQRKFADLSLFRRITPNRSRYKSTLKLLFFLLGIAFLTIGLVNPKIGTKLETVKREGVDIVFAVDVSKSMLAEDIAPNRLEKSKRLVSEIINQLASDRIGIIAYAGQAFPQLPITTDYGAAKMFLQSMNTDMLTSQGTAINEAIELATTYYNDAEQTNRVLFIISDGEDHSEGTTLDAVEKAVEEGIRIFTIGVGKPKGAPIPIKRNGVVESLKKDAQGEVVITRLNEEVLIDIADEGNGEYIDGSNTEGAVEIIKEQLLQMDKKEFEAKQFAEFKDQFQWFLGIGLLFLFLDLFVLDKKTTWLKKLNLFNEKIEE